The following nucleotide sequence is from Triticum urartu cultivar G1812 unplaced genomic scaffold, Tu2.1 TuUngrouped_contig_6560, whole genome shotgun sequence.
TTAGTTTACAGGTCTAGTAACAGATTTGCTGTACTAACTGTAGTCTCTCCACAAATCCTTTTCACTTTTCAGGCCATGTTATCATTGGTTTCCCTGAGGCAAATGAAGACGCAGAGCAGCTGTCTGAGGACGATGGTGTGGAGGAAGAGGAGCAGCTGTTCGAGGACAATGGCGTCGAACCAATTGCTGTGAATGAAGTGGAGGGGGTTGCCATTGATGAGGATGGTCCAAAGCTGGGAATTGAGTACCAGGGTATACAATTTATAGATTGTTCTTTCTGTCAAGGATAGTTAGATTGCTCATTAAATTCTAATCTTTTTTTCTTTGGTTACACAGCAGAGGAGGAACATGTCGAGGATGATGACGTGGAAGCAATTGTTCTGAATGAGGTCGCCCCCATTGATGGCGGAGATGTTCCTGAGGAATACACTGAGTACGAGGGTGGCCTTCTTGCGGGTATGCAACTTTATTTTTTTTCCAAGCATAATTAGATTTCTACTAGTTCTAATACTTCTCATTTTTACACAGCTAAGCTTGGTGGCGAGGACGACGACAAGGTCGAGCTTTAGATTGCTACTATTTCTGGTATGTGATGGATCGAACCTAGGGTTGATCTATAGATTGCTACTGTTTCTGTTTGTTTGTTGTGATGAGATCACATGGTTTTTATTATATGCTTATTTGCTTACATGGATGACCCTGACTCCTTAAATAAACAACATGGTCTTTGTTTGGTATGATTAGAATAGAAGGGACTTGTGTTCATTGCTTATACATTCTGAACTGACCAATGTATCTTAGCAAATGGGATTGGATGACTAATACCTTTTATGTGCTAGATCAACTTGGTTTGCTATGATGAGAACATAAGGGACTTGTGTTGAGAAAATGCCTCTTGAAAAGTGCCTTTTCATTGCCTATACATCCTAAATTTACCCAAATATCTTAGCAAATGGGATTAGACAACTAATATCTTTTATGTGCCAGATTAAAGATAAATATAGTTTGCATATTGAAGTTACTGCCATTGAAGCGTCTGTGTTTTATCCTCTGTCCCTTTATGCTGGATTAGATCTTAAGGAAGGTATATGCTATAAAATTGCACCTTCAATGTTTGTATGTGACAGCAACTCATATTCTCTAACTTAAAATAACCAAGGTATCTCATGATCACCTTGgatttaattttattttctttctgcTTTGCTGCGCTGAGTTCACGAGGACTACATCTTTGGAAAGTGACTTCTGAAAAAGTGCTCCTGCACTATGAATTCTGAACTAGTCAAGTTTCTTGTGTAAAATGTTAAAATAATGAAACAATAATTGTAATGTTTTTTTAACCATCTCTGCTCGCATTAACCATACTGTAGCGAAAAGTTGACCCCACTTGAGAACTGGTTTTAGCTTCTAGAATATTTATTGGTCATTTAGATCTTGTGTCGTTGATCTTTGTTTCTGCATTTTGCATTCGTGATTTCTTTGTGGAATGCGTTTAGAAGCGTAGTTTCCAGACTTTGATGTAGATCTTATTTGACAATCCTGTTTGTTCTAATGCAGGCTCATCAGCATTGAAGGCCGAAAGATTTTGACTAGCATCTCAAGTCCAGTATCATGAACCTTGTTTTTCTGTCAAATAATCCATTCTCTACCGAAGTGAATTACGTGATGATTATGGCCGTATGTCGTGTAAATGTCTCGTCTACTGCTGAATGCACTGAAAGTAGTTTCTGCATGTGATGATTATGGCCGTATGTCATGTAAATCTCTCGTCTACTGCTGAATGCACTGAAAGTACTTTCCGCATGTGATGATTATGGCCGTATGTCATGTAAATCTCCCGTCTACTGCTGAATGCACTGAAAGTAGTTTCTTCACTGTTCATTCCTGCATGTTGAAGTTGTTTCATTTTTACTTTTTTGTCTGCTGTTAGAATTTTTGGTTCAATGTCCTGTGGATGCAATGTTTAGGATCAATGGGTGACATCTTTGTGATTACTGGCCTTGAATCTATGATAATTTATACATGGATTCTA
It contains:
- the LOC125530787 gene encoding uncharacterized protein LOC125530787, whose product is MADLCTKLTLSGCHRFYPEFPDHWYDLVEAHVRVPKFTPRKKHNRAYRSRHGHVIIGFPEANEDAEQLSEDDGVEEEEQLFEDNGVEPIAVNEVEGVAIDEDGPKLGIEYQAEEEHVEDDDVEAIVLNEVAPIDGGDVPEEYTEYEGGLLAAKLGGEDDDKVEL